In one window of Prevotella sp. E13-17 DNA:
- a CDS encoding helix-turn-helix transcriptional regulator, with the protein MQDVNRLKIVLVEQKKTSKWLSEALGVNPSTVSKWCTNSSQPDIETLAKISKLLDVSVEELFNKKFMESVAK; encoded by the coding sequence ATGCAAGACGTAAATCGCCTAAAAATTGTGCTCGTAGAACAGAAGAAAACCAGCAAATGGTTATCAGAAGCATTGGGGGTAAATCCATCCACCGTTTCCAAATGGTGCACAAATTCGTCGCAACCAGACATCGAGACATTAGCAAAAATCTCGAAGCTATTAGATGTGAGTGTAGAGGAACTATTTAATAAGAAGTTCATGGAGTCTGTTGCAAAATAA
- a CDS encoding GIY-YIG nuclease family protein — protein sequence MSNKEPGYVYILTNPSFREDWVKIGKSSRPVDVRSKELDNTAVPLPFEIFATMKTTKYNEVEKLVHKTIDRLTDLRIRQNREFFNVAPQMALDIFRDIASAIDDAEVTLYEDNKPIVESEHKEPQKREVKRPRFKFSMCGIKIGEQVTFDPTGLVVKVASDDSIEYEGRIYKLSPFVGTFMPEEHCNASGAYQGAKYFSYNGKVLDEIRKEKEIS from the coding sequence ATGAGCAACAAAGAACCTGGCTATGTTTACATACTGACTAATCCCAGTTTTCGCGAGGATTGGGTGAAGATCGGCAAGAGTTCACGTCCTGTGGATGTGAGAAGCAAGGAACTGGATAATACTGCCGTTCCCTTGCCCTTCGAGATATTCGCCACAATGAAAACCACGAAATACAACGAGGTAGAGAAGTTGGTACATAAGACCATTGACCGCCTTACTGACTTACGCATCCGCCAAAACCGCGAGTTCTTCAATGTGGCTCCACAGATGGCCCTCGACATCTTCCGCGATATTGCCAGTGCGATAGACGATGCCGAAGTAACACTCTACGAAGATAACAAGCCCATCGTGGAAAGCGAACACAAGGAGCCACAGAAGCGAGAGGTGAAACGCCCCCGTTTTAAGTTCTCCATGTGTGGCATCAAGATTGGTGAACAAGTCACCTTCGACCCAACGGGTCTTGTCGTGAAAGTAGCCTCCGATGACAGCATCGAATACGAAGGACGCATCTATAAACTCTCCCCCTTCGTTGGCACCTTCATGCCAGAGGAACATTGTAATGCCTCTGGTGCCTATCAAGGTGCCAAATATTTCTCGTATAATGGGAAAGTACTGGATGAGATTAGGAAAGAAAAAGAAATAAGTTAG
- a CDS encoding N-6 DNA methylase, protein MANKQTHSIEEIVEQWAKEQLKGIKLYAKNDFINAQIEKALKTAPSKKGGKGPNYPDIKCIIPAADGDIPVMIEVKGMKDALIKLNEETGLPDNVTKKGEPNFTNIAKYAVNGAVHYANAIVRHTTYKEVLAIGVNGYKDETDEIIYEVSAWYLSRKNLFLPKEIGRYSDLSFLLKKYQQTLLKQLANIDLTEEEIEQQKSNLEDDIERKLKELNQKMQDELRIVVNQRVQLVTGLIMAGLGVKNDDGTFKVHPLQEDELRGNTDSENNDGAVIMSKIKSYLKDKSLPMEKIDMIVRILKVVFVDSGLEVPVNGESKLKTLYHDIKIDIIPFLTGELHNLDFTGRLFNVLNAWVDVPDGAKNDVVLTPRSVTELMAKLCQVNKDSYVWDFATGSAGFLISAMHLMIADAKANIPNPDERTEKILHIKTEQLLGIEKLADIYLLAVLNMILMKDGSANIIQGDSLKDFKGNYEQGELKGKPFPADVFLLNPPYSAAGKGFVFVKRALGMMTHKGMAAVLIQENAGSGNGLPYTKEILKGNTLVASIKMPIDLFIGKSSVQTAIYVFKVGTPHTKNSVVRFIDFSNDGYSRMNRRHSSQSVNLRDTDNAHGRYAEVVNLVRYGKGVNNENIKYYNGSYIEDYITLKGNDWTYGQHKNIDPIPTDADFRKVVKEYLSLRILEIIKNEGGSGLGIKDCTLTRKDYEALSFIETGRIKTKPVIIGDILTGEKGDVDIQNKDINGRGFYFINSGVQNFGIKGKTDCIAKVFPPNTITIDFFGNAYYRPFHYVMATHNHVFSLSGDIIKNENVGLYLSASMSYLSKIYSFNNMGTWPIYKTSLIYLPTTTEGNIDYVFMDTCISAIKKQCIAALMKAITQDAIVNDQVLEIQPTSNNVVEMSNPSSHYSEYDFAPLMAAEPFECYKWEGFDQSICDFFGGDKTILIGCYKGKKYKDWIHTHNIYTIRLGDTKGSMEANRKLFESTSLLVLYELGKPNKLSAYKIVGNKEMSKEELLAMEYPNKKPRKSYMTFSVKLLEMDLTFLIEHHLVERLIELNPENAKGTPVFIQP, encoded by the coding sequence ATGGCAAACAAACAGACGCATAGCATAGAAGAAATCGTAGAGCAATGGGCGAAAGAACAACTAAAAGGAATCAAACTCTACGCTAAAAACGATTTTATCAATGCACAAATAGAGAAAGCCCTCAAAACTGCTCCATCTAAAAAAGGTGGTAAAGGTCCCAATTATCCTGATATTAAATGCATCATTCCAGCAGCAGATGGTGATATTCCCGTCATGATAGAGGTAAAGGGGATGAAAGATGCGCTCATCAAGCTCAATGAAGAAACAGGATTGCCTGACAATGTGACAAAAAAAGGTGAGCCAAACTTTACGAATATCGCTAAGTATGCTGTCAATGGAGCTGTCCACTATGCAAATGCCATCGTTCGTCATACGACCTACAAAGAAGTGCTTGCCATAGGAGTGAATGGATATAAAGACGAAACTGATGAAATTATCTATGAAGTCAGCGCATGGTATCTTTCACGTAAGAATCTTTTCCTACCCAAAGAGATTGGGCGTTACAGCGACCTGTCTTTCCTGTTAAAGAAGTATCAGCAGACATTGTTGAAGCAACTTGCCAATATTGACCTAACCGAAGAGGAAATAGAACAACAGAAATCCAACTTAGAGGATGATATTGAGCGCAAGCTTAAGGAACTAAACCAAAAGATGCAGGACGAACTGCGGATTGTTGTTAACCAACGTGTACAGCTTGTAACGGGCTTGATTATGGCTGGGCTTGGGGTAAAAAATGATGATGGAACATTCAAAGTTCATCCATTGCAAGAAGACGAATTACGTGGTAATACTGACTCGGAAAACAATGATGGAGCCGTTATTATGAGCAAAATCAAGTCTTACTTGAAGGACAAGAGTCTTCCTATGGAAAAAATAGACATGATCGTCCGTATACTTAAAGTTGTATTTGTCGATTCTGGTTTAGAGGTGCCTGTCAATGGAGAAAGTAAACTTAAAACATTGTATCATGACATCAAAATTGATATTATCCCCTTCCTGACTGGCGAACTGCATAATCTTGACTTCACAGGTAGATTGTTTAATGTTCTGAATGCCTGGGTCGATGTACCAGATGGAGCAAAAAATGACGTTGTACTCACGCCACGTTCTGTTACAGAATTAATGGCGAAACTCTGTCAGGTGAATAAAGACTCATACGTTTGGGACTTTGCAACAGGTTCTGCAGGATTTCTCATTTCCGCAATGCATTTGATGATTGCCGATGCCAAAGCTAATATCCCCAATCCGGATGAAAGAACAGAGAAAATCCTACACATCAAGACAGAACAGTTGCTTGGTATAGAGAAACTGGCCGATATATATCTGCTTGCCGTATTGAATATGATTCTGATGAAAGATGGATCAGCGAACATCATTCAGGGGGATTCCTTGAAGGATTTCAAAGGCAATTATGAACAAGGTGAATTGAAGGGAAAGCCCTTCCCTGCTGACGTGTTCCTACTGAATCCTCCATATTCCGCTGCAGGCAAAGGTTTTGTATTCGTAAAACGTGCCCTCGGCATGATGACACATAAAGGAATGGCCGCCGTACTCATCCAAGAAAATGCTGGCAGTGGCAATGGTTTGCCATATACGAAAGAAATTCTTAAAGGGAATACGCTTGTGGCTTCAATTAAGATGCCAATAGACTTGTTTATAGGAAAATCATCAGTACAGACAGCTATCTATGTGTTTAAAGTGGGCACACCCCATACGAAGAATTCAGTAGTGAGGTTTATTGATTTCTCAAATGACGGCTATTCACGTATGAACCGTCGTCATTCCAGTCAAAGTGTAAATCTCCGTGATACCGATAATGCTCATGGGCGTTATGCTGAAGTCGTAAATTTGGTGCGATATGGAAAGGGTGTTAACAATGAGAATATTAAATACTATAATGGCTCCTATATAGAAGACTATATAACACTTAAAGGTAACGATTGGACTTATGGTCAGCACAAAAATATTGACCCCATTCCTACAGATGCAGATTTCCGAAAAGTGGTGAAAGAGTATCTCTCATTGCGAATATTAGAAATCATTAAGAATGAAGGAGGAAGTGGTTTGGGCATAAAAGACTGTACCTTAACTAGAAAAGACTATGAAGCATTGAGTTTTATAGAAACAGGACGAATAAAAACTAAGCCAGTGATAATAGGTGATATTCTCACCGGGGAAAAAGGTGATGTTGACATTCAGAATAAGGATATTAATGGTAGAGGATTCTATTTTATCAATTCAGGTGTTCAAAACTTTGGAATTAAAGGTAAGACGGATTGCATAGCTAAAGTATTTCCTCCGAATACCATCACAATAGATTTCTTTGGTAATGCCTATTATAGACCTTTCCACTATGTCATGGCTACACATAACCATGTGTTTTCTCTGTCAGGAGATATAATTAAAAATGAGAATGTGGGATTATATCTCAGTGCTTCCATGTCATATTTGAGCAAAATTTACTCATTTAATAACATGGGGACTTGGCCCATTTATAAGACATCTTTGATTTATTTGCCCACAACAACCGAGGGAAATATTGACTACGTTTTCATGGATACTTGTATTAGTGCTATCAAGAAACAATGTATCGCAGCACTAATGAAAGCCATAACACAGGATGCTATTGTAAATGATCAGGTTTTAGAAATACAACCAACATCTAATAATGTGGTTGAGATGTCTAATCCATCAAGCCATTATTCAGAATATGACTTTGCCCCCTTAATGGCAGCCGAACCTTTCGAGTGCTATAAGTGGGAAGGGTTTGACCAAAGCATTTGCGATTTCTTTGGAGGTGACAAAACTATTCTTATTGGGTGCTATAAGGGGAAGAAATACAAAGATTGGATTCACACCCATAACATTTATACCATAAGGTTAGGGGATACCAAAGGTTCTATGGAAGCTAATCG